In the Kaistella sp. 97-N-M2 genome, one interval contains:
- a CDS encoding DUF493 domain-containing protein → MLNIIGEEGEKNPEEFYASLKEKLEATHNFPEDYLYKFIITNDESKHTEIFRVFDDIKFTLQTRDSKNGKYTSISINAFVLDADQVIKIYKEVGKIPGVIML, encoded by the coding sequence ATGCTTAATATTATAGGTGAAGAGGGTGAAAAAAACCCTGAAGAATTTTATGCTTCTTTGAAAGAGAAATTAGAAGCCACTCATAATTTTCCCGAAGACTATCTGTACAAATTTATTATTACAAATGATGAATCAAAACACACCGAAATTTTTCGGGTTTTCGACGATATAAAATTCACGTTACAAACGCGTGACAGCAAAAACGGAAAGTATACGTCCATCAGTATCAACGCCTTTGTTTTAGATGCCGATCAGGTTATCAAAATTTACAAAGAAGTGGGGAAAATTCCCGGCGTCATCATGCTTTAG
- a CDS encoding DUF4197 family protein, which yields MKRNTILVATMAVVTLGTTTQSCVALATSSVGLAVLKQILLGGITKGLNIFSNKDSFLSNQLIDAAMPQQLRDVNNTLQKLGLNNLVQKEKEYIAQAAQFTVETSRPILINAVNSLTAQDAARIAQGGTGVATQILKEKTSQQLMAAIAPKVDAKLNEFGIVKTLNNALAGSNLLGGLLGGQNSTSSVTGGISRFASEQMVNGLFNIIQNHEQQNSSAIMNSLRGINQ from the coding sequence ATGAAACGAAATACGATACTAGTGGCCACCATGGCCGTGGTAACACTGGGAACTACCACGCAATCCTGCGTCGCCCTTGCTACCTCCAGCGTTGGATTGGCTGTTTTGAAACAAATTTTATTAGGTGGAATTACAAAAGGACTTAATATTTTCAGCAATAAAGACAGTTTTTTATCCAATCAGCTCATCGATGCGGCAATGCCACAACAGTTACGGGATGTTAACAACACTTTGCAAAAGTTGGGGTTGAACAATTTGGTTCAAAAAGAAAAAGAATATATCGCTCAGGCCGCACAATTTACCGTTGAGACTTCCCGGCCCATTTTAATTAATGCAGTTAACAGTTTAACGGCGCAGGACGCCGCGAGGATTGCGCAGGGCGGCACGGGTGTCGCTACGCAGATTTTAAAAGAAAAAACATCTCAGCAACTTATGGCAGCCATCGCTCCTAAAGTTGATGCAAAGCTGAATGAATTTGGTATCGTAAAAACCTTAAACAACGCGTTGGCGGGGTCGAACCTATTGGGAGGATTACTGGGTGGTCAAAACTCGACCAGTTCTGTAACGGGTGGAATCAGCAGGTTTGCTTCGGAACAAATGGTAAACGGATTGTTCAACATCATTCAAAATCACGAGCAGCAAAACTCCAGTGCTATCATGAATTCGCTGCGCGGAATAAATCAATAA
- a CDS encoding prolyl oligopeptidase family serine peptidase produces MKLKLKYLSFFFLTLSLSFKAQEIKAEFKKDIKKTQQISYVLDYPQNTKSAVPLLVFLHGSGERGTDLEMVKAHSPFTYKNLIKEPVAILAPQCPENVWWDTEAVYYLIKEIQDKYNIDDSRIMLTGLSMGGWGTLKLAMEHPELFSAVVAVCAPVDRLMKVRAVQYKNLPTKLFHGGNDDVVSPMNSIEIYQEIKKVNKNIELTIFPDDNHNSWDSTYSNPKLYDWMLAQRKNVPKK; encoded by the coding sequence ATGAAACTCAAATTAAAATACCTAAGCTTTTTCTTCCTCACACTTTCCCTGAGCTTCAAGGCGCAGGAAATAAAAGCGGAATTCAAAAAAGACATTAAAAAAACGCAGCAGATTTCTTACGTTTTAGATTATCCGCAGAACACAAAGAGTGCGGTTCCGCTGCTCGTTTTTCTGCATGGCTCCGGCGAACGCGGCACCGATTTAGAAATGGTGAAGGCTCACAGTCCTTTCACTTACAAAAATCTGATCAAAGAACCCGTGGCCATTTTGGCGCCCCAATGTCCGGAAAACGTCTGGTGGGATACCGAAGCGGTTTACTATTTAATCAAAGAAATTCAGGATAAATACAACATCGATGATTCCCGCATAATGCTTACCGGATTATCCATGGGCGGTTGGGGAACATTAAAACTGGCCATGGAACATCCCGAACTTTTTTCGGCAGTCGTGGCCGTCTGTGCGCCTGTGGATCGCCTTATGAAAGTGCGCGCAGTGCAGTACAAAAATCTACCTACGAAACTTTTTCATGGCGGTAACGACGATGTAGTCTCACCCATGAATTCGATCGAAATTTATCAGGAAATCAAAAAAGTCAATAAGAATATTGAGCTAACCATTTTCCCCGACGATAACCACAACTCCTGGGATTCCACCTATTCCAACCCGAAATTGTATGACTGGATGCTTGCCCAGCGAAAAAATGTTCCTAAAAAATAA
- a CDS encoding TIGR01777 family oxidoreductase — MNILISGGKGLIGKPLVEKLRQNGHEVRILTRKTSGKPLEYHWDLENKTIDKKAFENLNGIIHLAGANISERWTDRYKKELFSSRIDSANLLKEYCQKTNVHLKSFISASGINYYGTFTSDRILTENDGIVHHDFLADLCKDWETAADRFADIAERIVCLRTAVVLAKDGGALPLLKKTVDLNIGSAVGSGKQWMNWIHLDDLVDMYVEAVENPEIKGNYNAVADDLPTNEIFMKKLAKTAHKFFLPVNVPTFVLKTAFGEMSSVILEGTRASNQKIKSQGFDFRFGELQEAFDNIV; from the coding sequence ATGAATATTTTAATTAGCGGCGGAAAGGGTCTCATCGGGAAACCTTTAGTAGAAAAGCTTCGGCAAAACGGCCATGAGGTGCGAATTCTTACGCGGAAAACATCCGGAAAGCCACTGGAATATCATTGGGATTTAGAAAATAAAACCATCGACAAGAAAGCGTTTGAAAACTTAAACGGCATCATCCACCTTGCCGGCGCCAATATCAGCGAAAGATGGACCGACCGCTATAAAAAGGAACTTTTCTCGAGCCGCATCGACTCCGCGAATCTTCTTAAAGAATATTGCCAAAAAACCAACGTTCATTTAAAATCTTTTATTTCAGCTTCCGGAATTAATTATTACGGCACTTTCACGTCCGACCGAATTTTAACAGAAAATGACGGCATCGTTCATCACGATTTTCTCGCTGACCTTTGCAAAGACTGGGAAACAGCTGCGGACCGGTTTGCCGATATTGCCGAAAGAATAGTTTGTCTGCGGACGGCGGTTGTTTTAGCGAAAGACGGCGGCGCTCTTCCGCTTCTGAAAAAAACTGTTGATCTGAATATCGGTTCCGCCGTAGGTTCGGGAAAACAATGGATGAACTGGATTCATTTGGATGATTTGGTCGATATGTATGTAGAAGCCGTGGAAAACCCTGAGATCAAAGGAAATTATAACGCCGTGGCGGATGATCTGCCGACGAATGAAATCTTCATGAAAAAATTAGCGAAAACCGCCCATAAATTTTTCCTTCCAGTCAATGTCCCAACCTTTGTATTAAAAACCGCTTTTGGCGAAATGAGTTCTGTTATTTTAGAAGGCACACGCGCTTCCAACCAAAAAATCAAATCGCAGGGATTTGATTTTAGATTTGGTGAACTTCAAGAAGCGTTTGATAATATCGTATAA
- a CDS encoding SusC/RagA family TonB-linked outer membrane protein has protein sequence MKHISLKVPCLVAAMYFGMNVSAQETPRDTLKEQKIEEVVMIGYGSQRKENITGSIGLISAKDLADKPNANPISSIQGKVSGVQIVTSGAPGGSPRIDIRGIGSLTGKTVFIVDGMITDDISFLNPQDVESMSILKDPSSLAIYGARAANGAVIIKTKTGKGKKVAFSFNSYLGIKTVTNVPKMVNADQYIELYNEKLVNDTGSSTGSISRANFPADTDWFKEILRTSMINSNDFSASGKVGNLGYYGSIGYLQDEGNLAAGRGINSGSGFNRLNTKLNLSYKITDNITIGDNFTFAKSRTDVSQNPLLNAYNAPPVFYPIDPATGNYQYFTLVTVANPRAQLDLYRSQIREERLLNNVWGEYNFLKDFTLRISYTTDNINSGQFEYTPVSTYVPSPGLSSLITRNSKTRNYVWDNTLGWKRSFGNHNIELLAGFSRTRNSYTPSYSEAKNVNYNGDNSSLDIGSGTDILSTTYDKVRGVIPYQYRIESLFGRLNYDYQGKYLLNASLRRDGSSRYPSDNRNRTFPAVSAGWVVSKEGFMDNQDIFNLLKFRGSWGKLGNPDVALAYNLNVTTINSGAYFGNNGYPAQTIDQIVDPNIDWETTTGKDFGVEMAFLNNNLKVEATYFDKDSKDVVYGIFQGTVSGASNYRNYQTNAYSFNNQGFETAISYDYKINQDIKLGLYGNLTTLKNKITSVYGGSYLETGASLFGNSIIRLQQGQSVGAYYGYQVAGIFQDAAEVTSSPTQNGATVGGFKFSDIDNNGLIDARDKTFLGSPIPKGTYGFGATLNVKNIDFAIDFQGVFGNEIYNYNREQRFGNESWDLDIYNNRWTGPGSSNSYALITNNQAIILPNSFYVEDGSYIRIRNIQVGYTLPKGFSESPKINNVRIYLSAQNPWTSFKYHGFSPEILNTDRVQLGVDNNIYPISAIYSMGLNLTF, from the coding sequence ATGAAACACATTAGTTTAAAAGTTCCCTGTCTGGTTGCGGCAATGTACTTTGGTATGAATGTCAGCGCACAGGAAACTCCTAGAGACACCCTCAAGGAGCAGAAAATTGAAGAAGTGGTGATGATTGGTTATGGTAGCCAAAGGAAAGAAAATATTACGGGAAGTATTGGCCTGATCAGCGCGAAAGATCTTGCGGATAAACCGAATGCGAATCCTATAAGTTCCATTCAGGGTAAAGTGTCCGGTGTGCAGATTGTGACATCCGGAGCGCCGGGCGGATCGCCCCGAATTGATATTAGGGGAATCGGGTCTCTCACAGGCAAAACTGTTTTTATTGTCGATGGAATGATTACCGATGATATTTCTTTTTTGAATCCGCAGGATGTGGAATCGATGAGTATTTTAAAAGATCCCTCCAGTTTGGCCATCTACGGTGCAAGAGCCGCGAACGGTGCGGTCATCATCAAAACAAAAACAGGTAAAGGTAAAAAAGTTGCCTTTTCATTTAATTCTTACTTAGGAATTAAAACGGTAACCAACGTTCCAAAAATGGTCAACGCCGATCAGTATATCGAACTTTATAATGAGAAATTAGTGAATGACACGGGTTCGAGTACCGGCTCCATAAGCAGGGCTAATTTCCCGGCGGATACCGACTGGTTTAAGGAAATTCTTCGAACCAGCATGATTAATTCGAATGATTTTTCCGCCTCCGGAAAAGTGGGTAATTTAGGTTATTATGGAAGCATTGGATATTTGCAGGATGAAGGAAATCTCGCAGCGGGCCGCGGAATTAATTCCGGCAGTGGCTTTAACCGTTTAAACACGAAACTGAACCTCAGTTATAAGATCACCGACAATATTACGATTGGCGATAATTTCACGTTTGCGAAATCAAGAACAGACGTTTCACAAAATCCCTTATTGAATGCGTATAATGCGCCGCCGGTGTTTTATCCAATCGATCCTGCAACGGGAAATTATCAGTATTTTACGTTGGTAACTGTGGCAAACCCACGGGCACAATTGGATCTGTACCGGTCTCAGATCCGAGAAGAAAGATTGTTGAACAATGTTTGGGGCGAATACAACTTTTTGAAAGATTTTACTTTGAGAATCAGTTATACTACAGACAATATTAATTCTGGTCAGTTCGAATATACGCCTGTCTCCACCTATGTTCCTTCTCCCGGTCTTTCATCCCTCATTACCCGGAATTCGAAAACACGAAATTACGTTTGGGATAATACCCTGGGTTGGAAAAGAAGTTTTGGCAACCACAATATTGAGCTGCTTGCCGGTTTCTCCAGGACGAGAAATAGTTACACTCCAAGTTATTCCGAAGCTAAGAATGTAAACTATAATGGCGACAATTCTTCATTAGACATTGGCTCCGGCACCGATATCCTCTCAACAACTTACGATAAAGTTCGCGGTGTGATTCCTTACCAGTATAGAATTGAATCCCTTTTTGGAAGGTTGAATTATGATTATCAGGGTAAATACTTACTTAACGCGTCCCTTCGTCGGGATGGAAGTTCGCGCTATCCTTCCGATAACCGAAACCGCACCTTTCCGGCTGTGAGTGCTGGGTGGGTAGTTTCCAAAGAAGGTTTTATGGACAACCAGGATATCTTTAATCTGCTGAAATTCAGAGGAAGCTGGGGTAAGTTGGGTAATCCCGATGTTGCGCTGGCTTATAACTTAAATGTTACAACAATCAATTCCGGAGCATACTTCGGAAATAACGGATATCCTGCACAAACAATTGATCAGATCGTTGATCCCAATATCGACTGGGAAACCACTACCGGAAAAGATTTCGGGGTAGAAATGGCTTTTCTGAACAATAATTTAAAAGTAGAGGCAACCTATTTTGACAAAGACAGCAAGGATGTCGTATATGGTATTTTTCAGGGTACCGTCTCCGGTGCATCCAATTACAGAAACTATCAGACCAACGCATATTCCTTTAATAATCAGGGTTTTGAAACTGCCATAAGTTATGATTACAAAATTAATCAGGATATAAAATTAGGTTTGTATGGTAACCTAACCACTTTGAAAAATAAAATTACTTCGGTTTATGGTGGATCCTATCTGGAAACTGGAGCTTCATTATTTGGAAATTCCATAATCAGACTGCAGCAGGGCCAATCAGTTGGCGCTTATTACGGCTACCAGGTTGCAGGAATCTTTCAGGACGCGGCTGAAGTTACGTCTTCACCTACGCAGAACGGCGCCACAGTGGGCGGTTTTAAATTTTCCGACATCGATAATAACGGTCTAATCGATGCGAGAGACAAAACATTTTTAGGAAGTCCAATTCCAAAAGGAACCTATGGTTTCGGCGCGACTTTAAATGTGAAAAATATTGATTTTGCCATCGATTTTCAGGGCGTTTTCGGCAATGAAATTTATAACTACAACCGCGAACAGCGTTTTGGAAATGAGAGCTGGGATTTAGATATTTACAACAACCGCTGGACGGGACCGGGAAGTTCAAATTCCTACGCTTTAATAACTAACAATCAAGCCATCATTTTACCCAACAGTTTTTACGTTGAGGACGGAAGTTACATTAGAATCCGAAATATACAGGTAGGCTATACTTTGCCAAAAGGATTCTCGGAATCTCCGAAAATAAATAATGTAAGAATTTATCTCAGCGCGCAAAACCCGTGGACCAGTTTTAAATATCACGGTTTTTCTCCTGAAATTTTAAACACAGATCGCGTGCAGTTAGGAGTTGATAACAATATTTATCCAATTTCGGCCATTTATTCAATGGGTTTAAATCTCACTTTTTAA
- a CDS encoding glucoamylase family protein, which translates to MFKIVPLSVTVLSLLLSCKSQQLPTSVTETSQTQNLTDDQLMDKVQQETLKYFWDFAEPSSMMGRERYHEDNIYPDNDKNVVTTGGSGFGLMTILVGVDRNFIPRKEAVERLATIADFLSEADRHHGAWSHWIDGETGETVPFGKKDNGGDLVETAFLVQGIIAVREYFKNGNAEEKLLAQKMDALWKGVEWNWYTKGGEKVLYWHWSPTYGWEMNFPLEGYNECLVTYILAASSPTHPIDAETFYKGWTRNGTYTTDRSKYDLPLYVKHNGSEEYGGPLFWAQYSYLGLDPTGLSDRNVPNYFDLNKNQVLIDYKYCLENPKKFAGYGPNYWGLSAGYTRNKDGSTGYTAQSPTNDRGVINPTAALSSFPYTPKESMAFLRFLYMEKPQFIGSAGPYDATSVNFDDWFTPRYLAIDQGPISPMIENHRTGLLWKLFMNAPEIKEGLKKLGFKSTKYPD; encoded by the coding sequence ATGTTTAAGATCGTACCGCTTTCAGTAACCGTTCTCTCGCTTTTGCTCTCCTGCAAAAGTCAACAACTCCCAACTTCTGTAACAGAGACAAGTCAGACACAGAATCTTACCGATGACCAGTTGATGGACAAGGTTCAGCAGGAAACTTTAAAATATTTTTGGGATTTTGCAGAACCCAGTTCCATGATGGGGCGCGAGCGGTATCACGAAGACAATATCTATCCCGATAACGACAAGAATGTTGTTACCACCGGGGGGTCCGGCTTTGGCCTGATGACGATTTTAGTGGGTGTGGACCGGAATTTTATTCCGCGGAAAGAAGCAGTTGAAAGATTGGCGACCATTGCCGATTTTTTGTCCGAAGCAGATCGCCATCATGGCGCCTGGTCGCACTGGATCGACGGCGAGACCGGCGAAACGGTTCCTTTTGGAAAAAAAGATAACGGCGGCGATCTCGTCGAAACAGCTTTTCTTGTGCAGGGAATCATTGCCGTGCGCGAATATTTTAAAAATGGTAATGCCGAAGAAAAACTGCTTGCCCAAAAAATGGACGCGCTCTGGAAAGGAGTAGAGTGGAATTGGTACACCAAAGGCGGCGAAAAAGTTTTGTACTGGCACTGGTCGCCAACGTATGGCTGGGAAATGAATTTTCCGCTCGAGGGTTATAACGAATGTTTGGTCACGTACATTTTAGCCGCATCTTCGCCCACGCATCCCATCGATGCCGAAACCTTTTACAAAGGCTGGACGAGAAACGGAACTTACACGACTGATCGCTCGAAATACGACCTACCGCTTTACGTGAAACACAACGGCTCCGAAGAATATGGCGGACCGCTGTTCTGGGCGCAGTATTCCTATCTAGGACTGGATCCCACGGGTTTGTCCGATAGAAATGTTCCGAATTATTTCGATCTGAATAAAAATCAGGTTTTAATCGACTATAAATATTGTCTAGAAAATCCGAAAAAATTTGCAGGATACGGCCCGAATTACTGGGGACTTTCCGCCGGATATACCAGAAATAAAGATGGTTCCACGGGTTACACCGCCCAATCGCCCACAAATGATCGCGGTGTCATTAATCCGACTGCGGCTCTGAGCAGTTTTCCGTACACGCCGAAAGAATCGATGGCATTTTTACGTTTTTTATACATGGAAAAACCACAGTTTATCGGTTCCGCCGGGCCCTATGATGCGACTTCGGTTAATTTTGACGATTGGTTTACGCCACGATATTTGGCCATCGATCAGGGACCCATTTCTCCCATGATCGAAAATCACCGCACCGGTTTACTCTGGAAACTTTTTATGAACGCTCCCGAAATAAAAGAAGGTTTGAAAAAACTCGGTTTTAAATCGACGAAGTATCCGGATTAA
- a CDS encoding RagB/SusD family nutrient uptake outer membrane protein, with translation MKKIVLAVALFSLAVSCKDDFLDIKEEGVTASTAFFQTQEDAIKATSAIYSFLRSWENSAFPYQFVFGVPADDVEKGSNPGDASFINVYNDFTYTQSDSGIEGYWIGQWQAVNRANQVITNVPAIEMDATLKNRLIAEAKMLRAYFYFNLVRIYGGVPIFDGLQQNYNIPRNSTDEVYNFIIADLTAAAEVLPTSYPASDLGRVTKGAALGLLSKVYLYKKDWQKAYDASSQVMGLGYALDPDFNHLFRPDGEFGSESVFEVNCQCTSEYGGSQYAEVQGVRNQFGWGFFTPTAALENAFEPGDIRKELTILREGETTPEGDLIHKGDPQAGNVWNQKVYVPVALNNSACGSGSVQNIRILRFAEVLLINAEAANELGNTAAAVTNLNKVRNRAALPNTAAASQADLRTAIWHERRVELALEGDRFVDLVRTGQAASVLAPYGFTAGKNEVFPIPLNSIVSSQNVLTQNPNY, from the coding sequence ATGAAAAAAATAGTTCTAGCAGTTGCTTTATTTTCACTTGCAGTAAGTTGCAAAGATGATTTTTTAGATATCAAAGAGGAGGGCGTTACCGCTTCCACGGCTTTCTTTCAAACCCAGGAAGATGCCATTAAAGCGACCAGCGCCATTTATAGTTTTTTACGTTCCTGGGAAAATTCAGCTTTCCCTTACCAATTTGTTTTTGGAGTTCCCGCAGATGATGTAGAAAAAGGGTCGAATCCCGGTGATGCTTCATTTATCAATGTTTACAACGATTTCACCTATACACAAAGCGATTCCGGTATCGAAGGATATTGGATCGGGCAGTGGCAGGCGGTTAACAGAGCCAATCAGGTGATTACGAATGTACCCGCCATCGAAATGGATGCTACTTTAAAAAACCGGCTCATTGCTGAAGCAAAGATGTTAAGAGCTTATTTCTATTTTAATTTGGTGCGGATTTATGGTGGTGTTCCTATTTTTGATGGATTGCAGCAAAACTATAATATTCCGCGAAACTCTACAGACGAAGTTTATAATTTTATTATCGCCGATTTAACCGCTGCAGCAGAAGTTTTACCTACAAGTTATCCTGCGAGCGATTTGGGCAGGGTTACGAAGGGCGCTGCTTTAGGTTTGCTCTCCAAAGTTTACCTCTACAAAAAAGATTGGCAAAAAGCCTATGATGCTTCCAGCCAGGTTATGGGATTAGGTTATGCTTTAGATCCGGATTTTAATCATTTATTTAGACCAGACGGTGAGTTTGGCTCCGAATCTGTTTTTGAAGTAAACTGCCAATGTACCTCCGAATACGGCGGAAGCCAATATGCTGAGGTGCAGGGCGTCCGAAACCAGTTCGGATGGGGATTTTTTACGCCGACCGCCGCCTTGGAAAATGCGTTTGAGCCGGGTGATATTAGAAAAGAGCTTACCATTTTAAGAGAAGGGGAAACAACCCCCGAAGGCGATTTAATTCACAAAGGAGATCCGCAGGCCGGCAATGTATGGAACCAAAAAGTGTATGTACCTGTGGCATTAAACAACAGCGCCTGTGGCTCCGGCTCTGTTCAAAACATTCGGATTTTAAGATTTGCTGAGGTTTTACTGATCAACGCGGAAGCCGCAAACGAATTAGGAAATACCGCAGCAGCAGTTACGAATCTGAATAAGGTGCGCAACAGAGCAGCTTTACCGAATACTGCTGCAGCTTCACAGGCAGATCTACGAACCGCGATCTGGCACGAAAGAAGAGTTGAACTCGCCCTGGAAGGAGATCGGTTTGTGGATTTAGTAAGAACTGGTCAGGCCGCCAGCGTGCTAGCGCCTTATGGATTTACTGCAGGAAAAAATGAAGTTTTCCCTATTCCACTAAACTCCATCGTAAGCAGTCAAAACGTTTTAACCCAGAATCCAAATTACTAA
- the bglX gene encoding beta-glucosidase BglX translates to MKKLIIIAAVALSPVIFAQEIVTKPVQSFQTEAYKARKKVFVDALLAKMTLDEKIGQLNLPSAGDFTTGQAQNSDIGKKVEEGLVGGLFNIKGAEKILAVQKVAVEKSRLKIPLIFGMDVIHGYETTFPIPLGLAASWDMNLIQQSARVAASEAASDGISWTFSPMTDISREPRWGRISEGSGEDPYLGSEVAKAMVFGYQGKDLSLKNTIMACVKHFALYGAGEAGRDYNTVDMSHLRMFNEYFPPYKAAVDAGVGSVMASFNEVDGIPATGNKWLQTDVLRKMWGFQGFVVTDYTGINEMIEHGMGDLQASSALALRAGVDMDMVGEGFLKTLKKSLEEGKVTQAEIDLAAKRILEAKFDLGLFENPYKYGDVKWAAKEVGSDENKSIARNTAAQSMVLMKNDNSVLPLKKSGTVAVIGPLVANSLNMAGTWSVGAEHSTAVSLMKGLQDNFGKDVKFISAKGANIDYSEKLENIYAAHGKLTDRDNRSKEVLLKEAVDVANKADVIILAIGESAEMSGESSSRTHIDIPQSQVDLLNELKKTGKPIAMVLFTGRPLALTNVKDVPDAILNVWFSGTEAGNAISDVLFGKINPSGKLPVTFPRSLGQIPLYYNHKNTGRPLGAEQTDKCEYERFRSNFMDECNTPLYPFGFGLSYTKFDYSKMNLSSTNLKGNQILQASVTLKNSGKYDGAEIVQLYIRDLVGSITRPVKELKGFQKIFLKKGENKKVTFTITPEDLKFYNSNLKFDWESGDFEIMIGTNSEDVQREKITWNK, encoded by the coding sequence ATGAAGAAATTAATAATCATTGCCGCGGTGGCGCTTTCACCCGTCATCTTTGCACAGGAAATTGTAACGAAACCGGTTCAGTCTTTTCAGACCGAAGCGTACAAAGCCAGAAAAAAAGTTTTCGTCGATGCACTTTTAGCGAAAATGACGTTAGACGAAAAAATAGGTCAGCTGAATTTACCCAGCGCCGGAGATTTTACGACGGGGCAGGCTCAAAACTCCGACATCGGTAAAAAAGTGGAAGAGGGTCTGGTTGGTGGACTGTTCAACATTAAAGGTGCTGAAAAGATTCTTGCCGTTCAGAAGGTAGCCGTCGAAAAGAGCCGCTTAAAAATCCCCTTGATTTTCGGAATGGATGTAATCCACGGCTACGAAACCACTTTTCCGATTCCGCTTGGTTTGGCTGCGTCCTGGGATATGAATTTAATTCAGCAGTCCGCGCGCGTTGCCGCCAGCGAAGCCGCTTCCGACGGAATTTCCTGGACTTTTTCCCCGATGACCGATATTTCCCGCGAACCGCGTTGGGGCCGTATTTCCGAAGGATCCGGCGAAGATCCTTACCTTGGCAGCGAAGTGGCAAAAGCCATGGTTTTTGGGTATCAGGGAAAAGACCTTTCCCTCAAAAATACCATCATGGCGTGCGTGAAACATTTCGCTCTTTATGGCGCGGGTGAAGCGGGCCGCGATTACAATACGGTGGATATGAGCCATCTGCGGATGTTCAACGAATATTTTCCACCTTACAAAGCTGCGGTCGACGCCGGAGTGGGTTCCGTGATGGCATCGTTTAACGAAGTCGACGGCATCCCGGCAACGGGAAACAAATGGCTCCAGACCGATGTTCTTCGGAAAATGTGGGGATTCCAGGGATTTGTGGTGACCGATTACACCGGAATCAACGAAATGATTGAGCACGGAATGGGCGATTTGCAGGCATCTTCCGCTTTGGCTTTACGCGCGGGCGTCGACATGGATATGGTGGGTGAAGGTTTTTTGAAAACTTTAAAAAAGTCATTAGAGGAGGGAAAAGTTACGCAGGCAGAAATCGACCTCGCTGCGAAACGCATTCTCGAAGCGAAATTTGATCTGGGCCTTTTTGAGAATCCCTACAAATACGGCGACGTAAAATGGGCTGCAAAAGAAGTCGGCAGCGACGAAAATAAAAGTATCGCCCGCAATACCGCGGCTCAGTCCATGGTGTTGATGAAAAATGACAACAGTGTTTTGCCTTTAAAAAAGTCCGGAACTGTGGCTGTTATCGGCCCCTTGGTTGCAAATTCATTGAATATGGCCGGGACCTGGAGTGTCGGCGCCGAGCACAGTACGGCGGTATCTTTGATGAAAGGACTTCAGGATAATTTTGGCAAAGACGTAAAATTTATTTCCGCCAAAGGTGCCAACATTGATTATTCCGAAAAACTCGAAAATATTTATGCAGCCCACGGCAAACTTACGGACCGCGACAACCGCTCCAAAGAAGTATTGTTAAAAGAGGCGGTCGACGTTGCCAACAAAGCGGATGTAATCATCCTCGCCATCGGCGAATCGGCCGAAATGAGCGGCGAATCTTCTTCGCGAACGCACATCGATATTCCGCAGTCTCAGGTTGATCTGCTGAACGAACTGAAAAAAACAGGAAAACCCATCGCAATGGTTCTTTTCACCGGACGACCTTTAGCTTTAACGAATGTGAAAGACGTTCCGGATGCCATTCTAAATGTCTGGTTCTCCGGAACAGAGGCGGGAAATGCCATTTCCGACGTTCTTTTCGGGAAAATAAACCCCTCCGGAAAACTGCCGGTTACATTTCCGCGAAGTTTAGGTCAGATTCCGCTTTACTATAATCATAAAAATACAGGAAGACCTTTGGGCGCAGAACAAACCGATAAATGTGAATATGAAAGATTTCGCTCTAATTTTATGGACGAATGCAACACGCCCCTGTATCCTTTTGGTTTTGGCTTGAGCTATACGAAGTTTGATTATTCCAAAATGAATCTGTCAAGTACTAATTTAAAAGGCAATCAAATACTTCAGGCTTCCGTTACGCTGAAAAATTCGGGGAAATATGACGGCGCCGAAATCGTTCAGCTTTACATCCGCGATTTGGTAGGAAGCATTACGCGCCCAGTTAAAGAACTGAAAGGTTTCCAAAAAATCTTCCTTAAAAAAGGCGAAAACAAAAAAGTAACTTTTACTATAACGCCGGAAGATTTAAAATTTTATAACAGCAATTTGAAGTTCGATTGGGAATCCGGGGATTTCGAAATCATGATTGGTACGAATTCTGAAGATGTTCAGCGCGAAAAAATCACGTGGAACAAGTAA